From a region of the Qipengyuania spongiae genome:
- a CDS encoding DNA polymerase III subunit gamma/tau codes for MGDSPDSSDTLPWETDDADDNGIAGPSAAELEEAGQSALFGGVEPPRHPQPEPPAVTPAETPPAKPSASPPEAAQPYRVLARKYRPQTFSELIGQDAMVRTLANAIARDRLAHAFLMTGVRGVGKTSTARLIAKALNCIGPDGKGGPTIDPCGVCEPCVAIAEGRHIDVIEMDAASHTGVDDVREIIEAVRYSAVSARYKIYIIDEVHMLSRNAFNALLKTLEEPPAHVKFLFATTEVDKLPVTVLSRTQRFDLRRIPVELLERHFAEICAKEGVEAEDEAIHIVANAAEGSVRDGLSILDQAIAHADMGAEEEGGNKVTAERVRDMLGLADKGAQRRLLGHLLGGDAKALLAGVDDQYALGVEPLAMMRALMDVTHRITVAQVANGEAEGTSAEEREQISQWSRELTAGQLHRLWQLLLKGHEEVRQAPDPLVSARMALLRALHAADLPDPGKLAKTLETIAANPPVQSSSAAGGGESTTAQASPAEAWAQLVDKVEAAGQHLAASIMKLQIRPVWVEPGTLRYSRDAKYRDDIGPVLRDALLAATGMRWVLETSEAEAEPSIAEREQEAREAEETEAREHPLVKATLAAFPGAEIIEDSDAPPTGERKWRRNA; via the coding sequence ATGGGTGATTCACCGGACAGTTCCGACACGCTTCCCTGGGAAACGGACGATGCCGACGACAACGGCATCGCGGGACCGTCGGCCGCCGAACTCGAGGAAGCGGGTCAGTCCGCGCTGTTCGGCGGGGTCGAGCCTCCACGCCATCCCCAGCCGGAACCTCCCGCCGTCACTCCGGCCGAAACGCCACCTGCTAAGCCGTCCGCTTCTCCTCCGGAAGCCGCGCAGCCCTATCGCGTGCTGGCGCGCAAATACCGGCCGCAGACCTTTTCGGAGCTGATCGGACAGGATGCGATGGTCCGTACGCTGGCCAACGCCATCGCGCGCGACCGGCTGGCCCACGCCTTCTTGATGACCGGCGTGCGCGGAGTGGGTAAGACTTCGACCGCGCGGCTGATTGCCAAGGCGCTCAACTGCATCGGGCCTGACGGGAAGGGCGGCCCCACGATCGATCCCTGCGGGGTGTGCGAACCCTGCGTCGCCATTGCTGAAGGGCGCCATATCGACGTAATCGAGATGGACGCGGCCAGCCATACCGGCGTCGACGACGTGCGCGAGATCATCGAGGCGGTGCGCTATTCCGCCGTTTCCGCGCGCTACAAAATCTACATCATCGACGAAGTTCACATGCTGTCGCGCAATGCCTTCAATGCCTTGCTCAAGACGCTGGAGGAACCGCCCGCGCATGTGAAGTTCCTGTTCGCGACGACCGAGGTCGACAAGCTGCCGGTCACGGTGCTGAGCCGCACCCAGCGCTTCGACCTGCGCCGCATTCCGGTGGAACTGCTCGAGCGGCACTTCGCCGAAATCTGCGCGAAAGAAGGCGTCGAGGCCGAAGACGAGGCGATCCATATCGTCGCAAACGCAGCGGAAGGATCGGTGCGCGACGGTCTCTCGATTCTCGATCAGGCGATCGCCCACGCCGACATGGGCGCCGAAGAAGAGGGCGGCAACAAGGTCACCGCCGAGCGGGTGCGCGACATGCTCGGCCTCGCCGACAAGGGCGCGCAACGGCGATTGCTCGGGCATCTGCTGGGCGGCGATGCGAAGGCCCTCCTCGCGGGAGTGGACGACCAGTACGCGCTCGGCGTCGAACCGCTCGCGATGATGCGCGCGCTGATGGACGTCACCCACCGCATCACCGTGGCGCAGGTCGCCAATGGCGAGGCGGAGGGGACCTCGGCCGAAGAACGCGAGCAGATTTCACAATGGTCGCGCGAGCTCACTGCCGGGCAGCTCCACCGGCTGTGGCAATTGCTGCTGAAGGGGCACGAGGAAGTGCGCCAGGCGCCCGATCCGCTGGTCTCGGCCCGGATGGCGCTGCTCCGCGCGCTTCACGCCGCCGACCTGCCCGATCCCGGAAAGCTGGCGAAGACGCTGGAGACGATCGCCGCCAACCCGCCGGTGCAGTCATCCTCCGCCGCCGGGGGTGGCGAGAGCACGACCGCCCAGGCAAGCCCCGCCGAAGCCTGGGCACAGCTGGTCGACAAGGTCGAGGCGGCGGGCCAGCATCTCGCCGCCAGCATCATGAAACTCCAGATCCGCCCGGTCTGGGTCGAGCCCGGCACGCTTCGCTACAGCCGTGATGCGAAATATCGGGACGATATCGGCCCGGTTCTGCGCGACGCGTTGCTCGCCGCCACGGGTATGCGCTGGGTGCTCGAAACCTCCGAGGCCGAAGCGGAACCCTCCATTGCGGAGCGCGAGCAGGAGGCGCGCGAGGCCGAGGAAACCGAAGCGCGCGAGCATCCGTTGGTGAAGGCGACGCTCGCCGCCTTTCCGGGTGCCGAGATCATCGAGGACAGCGACGCGCCGCCGACCGGCGAGCGCAAATGGAGACGAAACGCATGA
- a CDS encoding 2OG-Fe(II) oxygenase → MSAADPAPHGMRDARSLVGQPVGLEYDFITEGERKQLLHFARSPDAPWETYLPPTNVWHGRMINPRSMPPKTLKLMEKIRRRTARHIARHYSIEEPIYADTLQLVRWRPGDDQVAHADCEEPDGRPNQTPWRAFASIIYLNEEYEGGQIYFPKLGLRPELKPRLLAYFPSTADYLHGVEPITSGIRYTFSCFYTFDPRRRDGHSV, encoded by the coding sequence ATGAGCGCGGCGGATCCCGCACCCCACGGGATGCGCGACGCACGCTCGCTGGTCGGCCAACCGGTCGGCCTCGAATACGATTTCATCACCGAGGGCGAACGCAAGCAGCTGCTGCATTTCGCCCGCTCGCCCGATGCGCCGTGGGAAACCTATCTGCCGCCGACCAACGTGTGGCACGGGCGGATGATCAATCCCCGCTCCATGCCGCCCAAGACCTTGAAGCTCATGGAGAAGATCCGGCGGCGCACTGCGCGGCACATCGCCCGCCATTATTCCATCGAAGAGCCAATCTACGCCGATACGCTTCAGCTGGTGCGCTGGCGTCCGGGCGATGATCAGGTCGCCCATGCCGATTGTGAGGAACCGGACGGCCGGCCCAACCAGACGCCGTGGCGCGCCTTCGCCTCGATCATCTATCTGAACGAGGAATATGAGGGCGGACAGATTTACTTTCCCAAGCTGGGCCTGAGGCCGGAGCTGAAGCCGCGCCTGCTCGCTTACTTTCCCTCCACTGCGGATTATCTCCATGGCGTGGAGCCGATCACCTCGGGCATCCGCTACACGTTCAGCTGCTTCTACACCTTCGATCCGCGGCGGCGCGACGGGCACTCGGTGTAG
- a CDS encoding class II aldolase/adducin family protein: protein MATMMNDNGSGSDADIRAQVSDEEWAVRVDLAAAYRLVALYGWDDLIFTHLSARVPGPEHHFLINPYDMMFEEITASSLVKIDVEGQPVLATSHPVNPAGFTIHSALHMNCDDAHSVMHLHTPNGQAVSAMEWGLLEHTQTGMIARSDIAYHDYEGIATDLEERERLVEDMGDRHAMILRNHGTLAIGKSVGECFLRLYFIERACEAQVKMLSAGRENLNNPPQGTPEKVKAQTPPAGIGMVANALAWPALLRKLDRIDPGFRD from the coding sequence ATGGCCACCATGATGAACGACAATGGAAGCGGATCGGACGCGGACATTCGCGCGCAGGTCAGCGACGAGGAATGGGCGGTCCGTGTCGATCTCGCCGCGGCATACCGGCTGGTGGCGCTTTACGGCTGGGACGACCTGATCTTCACGCATCTTTCGGCGCGGGTACCGGGGCCGGAGCATCATTTCCTCATCAACCCCTACGACATGATGTTCGAGGAGATCACCGCCTCCAGTCTTGTTAAGATCGACGTCGAGGGCCAGCCGGTCCTGGCGACGAGCCATCCGGTCAATCCGGCGGGCTTCACCATCCATTCGGCGCTGCACATGAATTGCGATGACGCGCATTCGGTGATGCATCTGCACACGCCGAACGGCCAGGCGGTGAGCGCGATGGAATGGGGCCTGCTCGAACACACCCAGACCGGCATGATCGCGCGCAGCGACATTGCCTATCACGACTACGAAGGCATCGCGACCGATCTGGAAGAACGCGAGCGGCTGGTCGAGGACATGGGCGACCGCCACGCCATGATCCTGCGCAATCACGGCACGCTGGCGATCGGCAAGAGCGTGGGAGAATGCTTCCTGCGCCTCTATTTCATCGAGCGCGCCTGCGAAGCGCAGGTCAAGATGCTCAGCGCAGGCCGTGAGAACCTCAACAACCCGCCACAGGGCACACCGGAAAAAGTCAAGGCGCAGACCCCGCCCGCCGGCATCGGCATGGTCGCCAATGCGCTCGCCTGGCCCGCGCTTCTGAGAAAGCTCGACCGGATCGATCCCGGCTTCCGGGACTGA
- a CDS encoding YbaB/EbfC family nucleoid-associated protein, translating into MNMEEMLAQAQKAAETIQSQMGEAQAKLDNIEVEGNAGGGIVKVRATARGRIIGVHIDESLMKPEEKQMVEDLVAAAFNDARDKADRKSGEEMQKIQGGMGLPPGFKLPGM; encoded by the coding sequence ATGAACATGGAAGAAATGCTGGCGCAGGCGCAGAAGGCCGCCGAGACGATCCAGAGCCAGATGGGCGAGGCGCAGGCCAAGCTCGACAATATCGAGGTCGAGGGCAATGCCGGCGGCGGCATCGTCAAGGTGCGCGCCACCGCGCGCGGCCGGATCATCGGCGTCCATATCGACGAGAGCCTGATGAAGCCCGAAGAAAAGCAGATGGTCGAGGATCTCGTCGCTGCCGCCTTCAACGATGCGCGCGACAAGGCTGATCGCAAGTCGGGCGAGGAAATGCAGAAGATACAGGGCGGGATGGGCCTGCCGCCAGGTTTCAAGCTGCCGGGCATGTAA
- the hrpB gene encoding ATP-dependent helicase HrpB — translation MDSDLPIFAVLPDLLGALRERTGAVLVAPPGAGKTTAVAPALIGESWCEGQIILTSPRRVAARASAERMAEMLGEKPGETVGYLTRLDSRTSAKTRILVMTEAIFVNRILDDPELGGVCAVLFDEAHERHLDSDLGLALALETRAVLREDLRVVVMSATIDGARFARLLGPETPVIESAGRAHPLRIEWLGSRPDQRIDESVAAAILTAWREEDGDILAFLPGVGEIERVRERLEARLPGVPILPLHGQVEPAAQRLAIRRDGDGRRRIVLATAIAETSLTLDGVSVVVDSGLSRRAEYDRAAGTTHLVTERASQAASAQRAGRAARQGPGVAYRLWEEGGHKGRPPYDPPEMAVADLSPLVLKAAQWGSPPESLPFLDPAPEASLAAARGRLAALGALDGDDRLTEIGRKLAQLPLDPRGSAMVLFGAHFEQAERAARLALLLQERKLGGPSEDLAARLDRWNADRSSRAEASRKLAKGWAVQAAKLVDPEGARDVPLGAILAAGSPEFVAKRRDASGEAWLAGSGRGYVLDPASPLARSEFLVIGDAQGRAKGARITAALPLERSEAEEWLVDAIESRSTIAWSEGRVVARLERRLGAIRLASVPDPAPDVGKVRDLLRDAALAQIDALLPADLLARARFTGIDALEPGTLRKNAELWLDPLLENRRDLEIPRAALIEALLGLLDWDARQRLDRLAPRDFASPAGTSHAIDYTGDDAPSVEVRAQALFGLDRHPMVGDTPLLLKLTSPAGRPVQATRDLPGFWRGSWADVRKDMKGRYPKHRWPEEPWAEKPSLKTKNAFQRSQ, via the coding sequence ATGGACAGCGACCTTCCGATATTCGCGGTCCTGCCCGACCTGCTCGGGGCCCTGCGCGAGCGGACTGGCGCGGTGCTCGTCGCTCCGCCGGGGGCGGGCAAGACGACCGCGGTCGCGCCGGCGCTGATCGGCGAGAGCTGGTGCGAAGGGCAGATCATCCTCACCTCGCCGCGCAGGGTGGCGGCGCGTGCGTCGGCGGAGCGAATGGCGGAAATGCTCGGCGAAAAGCCGGGCGAGACGGTCGGCTACCTCACCCGCCTCGACAGCCGGACCTCAGCGAAGACCCGCATCCTCGTCATGACCGAAGCGATTTTCGTCAACCGCATCCTCGACGATCCCGAACTCGGCGGCGTTTGCGCCGTTCTGTTCGACGAGGCGCATGAGCGGCATCTCGACAGCGATCTCGGCCTCGCGCTCGCGCTGGAGACGCGCGCCGTGCTGCGCGAGGATTTGCGCGTGGTGGTCATGTCCGCGACGATCGACGGCGCGCGCTTTGCCCGGCTTCTGGGGCCGGAGACACCGGTGATCGAGAGCGCGGGCAGGGCGCATCCCCTGCGGATCGAATGGCTCGGTTCGCGGCCGGACCAGCGAATCGACGAGAGCGTGGCCGCCGCCATCCTGACGGCATGGCGCGAGGAGGATGGCGACATTCTCGCCTTCCTTCCCGGCGTCGGCGAGATCGAGCGGGTGCGCGAGCGGCTGGAGGCGCGGCTGCCGGGCGTGCCGATCCTGCCGCTGCACGGTCAGGTCGAACCCGCAGCGCAGCGGCTGGCGATCCGGCGCGATGGCGATGGGCGTCGACGGATCGTGCTCGCCACCGCCATCGCCGAAACGTCGCTGACGCTCGACGGCGTCTCGGTGGTGGTCGACAGCGGCCTCTCTCGCCGCGCGGAATACGATCGGGCGGCGGGTACTACGCATCTCGTGACAGAGCGCGCCAGTCAGGCCGCATCCGCCCAGCGTGCAGGCCGCGCGGCGCGGCAAGGGCCGGGCGTCGCCTATCGCCTGTGGGAGGAGGGCGGCCACAAGGGGCGCCCGCCCTACGATCCGCCCGAGATGGCCGTGGCCGACCTCTCGCCGCTGGTTCTGAAGGCGGCGCAGTGGGGCAGCCCGCCCGAGAGCCTGCCCTTCCTCGATCCCGCGCCCGAAGCCTCGCTGGCGGCGGCGCGCGGGCGGCTGGCGGCGCTCGGCGCGCTCGATGGCGATGATCGCCTGACCGAAATCGGACGGAAGCTCGCACAATTGCCGCTTGATCCACGAGGCAGCGCGATGGTCCTGTTCGGAGCGCATTTCGAACAGGCGGAGCGCGCGGCACGGCTCGCGCTGCTTTTGCAGGAGCGCAAGCTCGGCGGTCCCTCGGAGGATCTGGCAGCAAGGCTCGACCGCTGGAACGCGGACCGCTCGTCCCGCGCCGAAGCCTCGCGCAAGCTGGCGAAGGGCTGGGCCGTGCAGGCTGCGAAGCTGGTCGATCCCGAAGGCGCGCGCGATGTGCCGCTCGGCGCGATCCTTGCAGCCGGGAGTCCGGAATTCGTGGCGAAGCGCCGCGATGCGAGCGGCGAGGCGTGGCTGGCGGGGAGCGGACGCGGTTACGTGCTGGATCCGGCATCGCCTCTCGCGCGCAGCGAATTCCTTGTCATCGGAGATGCGCAGGGCCGGGCGAAAGGCGCGCGGATCACCGCTGCGCTTCCGCTCGAACGCAGCGAGGCCGAGGAATGGCTCGTCGATGCGATCGAGAGCCGAAGCACTATCGCGTGGAGCGAGGGCCGGGTGGTCGCCCGGCTCGAACGACGACTGGGCGCGATCCGTCTGGCCAGCGTCCCCGATCCAGCTCCCGATGTCGGCAAAGTGCGCGATCTCCTTCGCGATGCGGCGCTAGCGCAGATCGACGCGCTGTTACCCGCTGACCTACTGGCGCGGGCGCGGTTTACCGGCATCGATGCGCTGGAACCGGGCACCCTGCGCAAGAACGCGGAACTCTGGCTCGATCCCCTGCTCGAGAACCGTCGCGACCTCGAAATTCCGCGCGCCGCGCTGATCGAGGCGCTGCTGGGCCTGCTCGACTGGGACGCGAGGCAGCGGCTCGATCGGCTCGCCCCGCGCGACTTCGCCTCGCCCGCCGGAACATCCCACGCGATCGACTATACCGGCGACGATGCGCCCAGCGTCGAGGTGCGCGCGCAGGCGCTTTTCGGCCTCGACCGGCATCCGATGGTCGGCGATACCCCGCTGCTGCTCAAGCTGACGAGCCCGGCAGGACGCCCGGTGCAGGCGACGCGCGACCTGCCCGGTTTCTGGCGCGGCAGCTGGGCCGATGTGCGCAAGGACATGAAGGGCCGCTATCCCAAGCATCGCTGGCCCGAGGAACCCTGGGCCGAAAAGCCGAGTCTGAAGACGAAGAACGCCTTTCAACGCTCTCAGTAA
- a CDS encoding ETC complex I subunit has product MTARIYQRPKSAMQSGRARTDEWVLEFEQSEARRADPLMGWTGSGDTQAQVQLRFESKDAAKAYAEKHGIAARVHATPPKTLKLQAYADNFR; this is encoded by the coding sequence ATGACCGCGCGAATCTATCAGCGACCGAAATCGGCGATGCAGTCTGGCCGCGCCCGGACAGACGAGTGGGTGCTCGAATTCGAGCAGTCGGAGGCGCGGCGTGCCGATCCTCTCATGGGATGGACGGGCAGCGGCGATACGCAGGCGCAGGTCCAGCTCCGCTTCGAGAGCAAGGATGCCGCGAAGGCCTATGCCGAAAAGCACGGCATTGCCGCTCGTGTGCACGCGACTCCCCCGAAAACGCTGAAGCTTCAGGCCTACGCCGACAACTTTCGTTGA